In the Rhizobium sp. BT03 genome, one interval contains:
- the istA gene encoding IS21 family transposase, whose amino-acid sequence MTSAISAHPASWGTMQGEDMLEADEVVAMLRLHELGWGAKRLSKEFGCARNTVRRYLREGGAVPFKKPVRRSAFDGLDDWLRERFFRHDGNADVIRQELASEHGIIIGLRSVELRVREWRRELKAQKRATVRFETPPGRQLQIDFGQTRVWIGDERLRVNVFVATLSYSRRIHIRASLREGQTDWFEGMEGAFLRFGGVPVEVLLDNAKALVEHHDAVSREVRFNARLWAFARYWGFAPRACAPYRARTKGKDERGVGYVKKNAIAGRRFENWASFEAHLDRWIREIADRREHGTTGEAPIERFAAEAEALRPLSGRVPFGQLRDLVRKVQADCAIDLDTNSYSVPWRLIGESVQVVVLAGRVIIRHAGQVVADHPLCQGRRQRIVDRDHFVGFAGSEGLVRTAPVELAPAALLRPLAEYEAVVGGGW is encoded by the coding sequence ATGACAAGTGCGATTTCAGCGCATCCTGCATCGTGGGGAACGATGCAGGGCGAAGATATGCTTGAGGCAGATGAGGTGGTGGCAATGTTGCGGCTGCACGAGCTTGGTTGGGGTGCCAAGCGTCTATCGAAGGAATTTGGATGTGCTCGCAACACTGTCCGTCGATATCTTCGTGAGGGTGGAGCGGTACCCTTCAAGAAGCCGGTTCGGAGGAGTGCTTTTGATGGCCTTGATGATTGGCTTCGTGAACGCTTCTTTCGCCATGATGGCAATGCCGATGTGATCCGGCAGGAGCTGGCGAGCGAGCATGGAATTATCATCGGTTTGCGTTCGGTAGAGCTTCGAGTCCGGGAATGGCGGCGGGAACTCAAGGCGCAAAAGCGTGCGACAGTGCGGTTTGAAACGCCGCCTGGTCGTCAGTTGCAGATCGACTTCGGGCAGACGCGTGTCTGGATCGGTGACGAGCGGCTTCGGGTAAACGTCTTTGTCGCCACGCTAAGCTATTCCAGACGCATTCATATCCGTGCCTCATTGAGAGAAGGGCAGACAGATTGGTTCGAGGGGATGGAAGGCGCGTTTCTTCGGTTTGGCGGCGTTCCCGTTGAGGTTTTGCTGGATAATGCGAAGGCACTTGTCGAACATCACGACGCGGTTAGCCGGGAGGTTCGCTTCAATGCGCGACTCTGGGCGTTTGCCCGTTACTGGGGCTTCGCGCCACGCGCTTGCGCTCCCTACCGGGCGCGAACAAAGGGGAAGGACGAGCGCGGGGTCGGGTACGTCAAGAAGAATGCTATCGCTGGTCGCCGGTTTGAGAACTGGGCTTCGTTCGAGGCGCACCTTGACCGATGGATACGAGAGATCGCAGACCGACGAGAACACGGCACGACTGGTGAAGCACCAATTGAACGCTTTGCTGCGGAGGCCGAAGCCCTTCGGCCGCTATCCGGCCGCGTACCGTTTGGACAACTACGCGACCTCGTGCGCAAAGTGCAGGCGGACTGCGCCATCGATCTCGACACAAACAGCTATTCCGTACCCTGGCGTCTCATCGGCGAGAGCGTCCAAGTCGTTGTATTGGCTGGCCGTGTAATTATCCGTCACGCTGGCCAGGTTGTGGCCGATCATCCTCTCTGCCAGGGACGGCGACAACGGATCGTCGACCGGGATCACTTTGTTGGCTTCGCGGGTAGCGAAGGACTGGTTCGCACCGCTCCAGTCGAGCTGGCACCAGCCGCCTTGCTGCGACCTCTTGCGGAATACGAGGCCGTTGTTGGAGGTGGCTGGTGA